A single region of the Epinephelus fuscoguttatus linkage group LG14, E.fuscoguttatus.final_Chr_v1 genome encodes:
- the fabp7a gene encoding fatty acid binding protein 7, brain, a, producing MVDAFCATWKLVDSQNFDDYMKALGVGFATRQVGNVTKPTVVISQDGDKVVVKTLSTFRNTEIAAKLGEEFDETTPDDRHVKSTFTMEGDKLVQVQKWDDKETKFVREIKDGKMVATLTYEGVSAVRTYEKA from the exons ATGGTGGATGCTTTCTGTGCTACATGGAAACTGGTGGACAGCCAGAACTTTGATGACTACATGAAGGCACTTG GTGTTGGTTTTGCCACGAGACAAGTGGGCAACGTCACCAAACCAACAGTAGTGATCAGCCAGGATGGGGACAAAGTGGTGGTGAAAACCCTGAGCACCTTCAGGAACACTGAGATCGCCGCTAAACTGGGAGAGGAGTTTGATGAGACCACACCTGATGACCGGCATGTCAAA TCCACTTTCACCATGGAAGGAGACAAACTTGTGCAGGTGCAGAAGTGGGATGACAAGGAGACCAAATTTGTCCGAGAAATCAAGGATGGGAAGATGGTGGCG ACTTTGACTTATGAGGGAGTCAGTGCCGTCCGCACATACGAGAAAGCCTAA